In Belonocnema kinseyi isolate 2016_QV_RU_SX_M_011 chromosome 4, B_treatae_v1, whole genome shotgun sequence, a single window of DNA contains:
- the LOC117170909 gene encoding serine/Arginine-related protein 53-like — MSPPNIDESRRGKKRKHKKKERILKKLRKLKEEVRRAKRRRKRLSSTSSSSSSSSSTGSPIRSKSRSPRKKNGARYPRKMSHLGEKKTSVAARRPRSTSRHRSSSESRNPRKQVGARVLRETSYLRGESNKNSSRSSSGSSHSSDSRSRSRSKNRSSRSKSIFDR; from the coding sequence ATGAGTCCACCAAATATAGATGAAAGTCGCAGAGGAAAGAAGAGGAagcataaaaagaaagaaagaatccTGAAGAAGCTGCGAAAACTGAAAGAGGAAGTCAGACGTGCCAAGAGACGCAGGAAGCGTTTAAGTTCGACATCGTCCAGTTCATCATCCAGCTCATCGACGGGTTCTCCGATCCGCTCAAAGTCTAGGTCTCCTCGAAAAAAGAATGGTGCACGTTATCCGCGAAAAATGTCACACCTCGGAGAAAAAAAAACCAGCGTCGCCGCGCGTCGCCCGAGAAGCACGTCACGCCATCGTTCAAGCTCCGAATCTAGAAACCCTCGCAAACAAGTTGGTGCGCGTGTTCTGCGAGAAACGTCATACCTTAGAGGAGAGtccaacaaaaatagttcaagatCCTCAAGCGGCAGTTCTCATTCATCCGACTCAAGAAGTCGATCGCGATCTAAAAATCGCAGCTCGAGAAGCAAATCAATCTTCGACAGGTAG
- the LOC117171625 gene encoding mucin-13-like gives MRFFERKSHILNDHSNREPKPSNSEENHDAQQNIPNINRIVIRELEQRSPQRGSSRSTSRSTSRSSSPGQPPSEVQSSSPGQPPRKITSSSRAGPPSEIRSSSESSSSSPSQSPQRSSSRAGPPSEISSSPARPPSVIRRSSRTLPPSEIRRSSESSSSSPSPSPPRSSSRAGPPSEISSLPARKPSVIRRSSRGGPPNEIPNSSPSLSSSLSGSSSRGGPPSEIRTYSSDLSRSPQHKKGFFSCCYKP, from the exons atgaGGTTCTTCGAGAGAAAATCACATATATTAAATGATCATTCGAATAGAg AACCGAAACCAAGTAATTCCGAAGAAAATCATGATGCCCAGCAAAATATCCCAAATATTAATCGTATAGTAATCCGTGAACTGGAGCAACGAAGCCCACAACGAGGCTCATCACGAAGCACATCACGAAGCACATCACGAAGCTCATCACCAGGTCAACCTCCAAGCGAGGTACAAAGCTCATCGCCAGGCCAACCACCAAGAAAAATAACAAGCTCATCACGAGCTGGACCGCCAAGTGAAATACGAAGCTCATCAGAAAGCTCATCATCAAGCCCATCACAAAGCCCACAACGAAGCTCATCACGAGCCGGGCCACCAAGCGAAATAAGCTCTTCACCAGCCCGACCGCCAAGCGTAATTCGAAGATCATCACGAACCCTACCACCAAGTGAAATACGAAGGTCATCAGAAAGCTCATCATCAAGCCCATCGCCAAGCCCACCACGAAGCTCATCACGAGCCGGACCACCAAGCGAAATAAGCTCTTTACCAGCCCGAAAACCAAGCGTAATTCGAAGATCATCAAGAGGTGGACCGCCAAACGAAATTCCAAACTCATCACCAAGCTTGTCATCAAGCCTATCAGGAAGCTCATCACGAGGTGGACCGCCAAGCGAAATCAGAACCTATTCATCAGACCTGTCGCGAAGCCCACAACATAAAAA ggGCTTCTTCTCCTGTTGCTATAAACCATAA